Proteins found in one Actinomycetota bacterium genomic segment:
- a CDS encoding ABC transporter permease, producing MGRYLIRRTLFMILVLFIVSLITFIIFVKLPASDPARRAVGKSTSPENVEAARVAFGLDKPLYVQYSRFAKGLIPWPGLFLNEDVYYSYANFVPVKEEIFGRLPVTIALAVGAAVLWTLVGIPIGIISAVKRGSIWDRGSMVFALIGVSAPVFWLAYLFLYVFWFKLGWAPPSGIPIGESVLQAVLTGRFILPWIVLSMTFAAFYARMVRGNLIETMGEDYIRTARAKGLSEKRVIYKHGLRAALTPVVTMFGLDLAVLLGGAFITETVFGLPGVGQYAVRSIFLNDFPAVMGVTLFAAFFIAIANLCVDIAYAFLDPRVRYT from the coding sequence ATGGGCAGGTATCTGATCCGGCGGACGCTGTTCATGATCCTGGTGCTGTTCATCGTGTCCCTGATCACGTTCATCATCTTCGTGAAGCTGCCCGCCTCCGATCCGGCCAGGCGCGCGGTGGGCAAGTCGACGAGCCCCGAGAACGTCGAGGCGGCTCGCGTCGCGTTCGGGCTCGACAAGCCGCTGTACGTCCAGTACAGCCGGTTCGCCAAGGGCCTGATCCCCTGGCCGGGGTTGTTCCTGAACGAGGACGTCTACTACTCCTACGCCAACTTCGTCCCGGTGAAGGAGGAGATCTTCGGGCGCCTCCCGGTGACGATCGCCCTCGCGGTCGGGGCCGCGGTGCTGTGGACCCTGGTCGGGATCCCGATCGGCATCATCTCGGCGGTCAAACGGGGGAGCATCTGGGATCGCGGCTCCATGGTCTTCGCCCTCATCGGCGTGTCGGCGCCCGTGTTCTGGCTCGCGTACCTGTTCCTCTACGTGTTCTGGTTCAAGCTCGGATGGGCTCCGCCGTCGGGCATCCCGATCGGGGAGTCGGTGCTCCAGGCCGTGCTTACGGGTCGGTTCATCCTGCCCTGGATCGTGCTGTCGATGACGTTCGCCGCCTTCTACGCGCGGATGGTCCGCGGGAACCTGATCGAGACCATGGGCGAGGACTACATCCGAACCGCTCGCGCCAAGGGGCTGTCCGAGAAGCGGGTGATCTACAAGCACGGGCTGCGTGCCGCGCTGACGCCGGTCGTCACGATGTTCGGGCTCGATCTGGCCGTCCTGCTCGGCGGTGCGTTCATCACGGAGACCGTCTTCGGTCTGCCGGGCGTCGGCCAGTACGCGGTGCGGAGCATCTTCCTGAACGATTTCCCCGCCGTGATGGGTGTCACCCTCTTCGCGGCGTTCTTCATCGCGATCGCGAACCTGTGCGTCGACATCGCCTACGCGTTCCTCGACCCGCGGGTGAGGTACACGTAG
- a CDS encoding ABC transporter ATP-binding protein, protein MAEPLLEVKNLTVHFPTDDGLVKAVDGVSFSLLPGETLGVVGESGSGKSVSFLTVMGLIDLKRAQVEGEIIFQGQDLLTLPADEMRTVRGEKISMIFQDPMTSLHPYYKVGDQIAEAVRVHQKVSKSEAHEQAVEMLRRVGIPRPDERADQYPHEFSGGMRQRAMIAMALSLNPDLLIADEPTTALDVTVQAQILDLLDRLKQEFNAAIVIVTHDLGVVAEHCDHIQVMYAGKIVEAGDRRDIYYGAHHPYTWGLLSSIPRLNESDTKERLVPIRGLPPSLIFVPPGCAFHPRCPHVFDRCRTEVPELLPADGHHASRCHLSLADTERIFQEEVMARS, encoded by the coding sequence GTGGCGGAACCGCTCCTCGAGGTCAAGAACCTCACCGTCCACTTCCCGACCGACGACGGATTGGTGAAAGCGGTCGACGGCGTCTCGTTCTCCCTGCTGCCGGGGGAGACCCTCGGCGTGGTCGGGGAGTCCGGATCCGGCAAGAGCGTGTCGTTCCTCACGGTGATGGGTCTCATCGACCTGAAGCGCGCGCAGGTCGAGGGCGAGATCATCTTCCAGGGTCAGGACCTGCTGACGCTCCCGGCCGACGAGATGCGCACCGTGCGGGGTGAGAAGATCTCGATGATCTTCCAAGACCCGATGACCTCGCTGCATCCCTACTACAAGGTCGGAGACCAGATCGCCGAAGCCGTTCGGGTGCACCAGAAGGTCTCGAAGAGCGAGGCTCACGAGCAGGCGGTCGAGATGCTCCGGCGTGTCGGTATCCCTCGCCCCGACGAGCGAGCCGACCAGTATCCACACGAGTTCTCCGGTGGCATGCGGCAGCGAGCGATGATCGCGATGGCGCTCTCGCTGAACCCGGACCTGCTGATCGCCGACGAACCCACCACGGCGCTCGACGTGACCGTGCAGGCCCAGATCCTCGACCTCTTGGACCGGCTGAAGCAGGAGTTCAACGCCGCGATCGTGATCGTCACCCACGACCTCGGGGTCGTGGCCGAGCACTGCGACCACATCCAGGTGATGTACGCCGGCAAGATCGTCGAGGCGGGCGACCGCAGAGACATCTACTACGGCGCCCACCACCCGTACACCTGGGGATTGCTGTCGTCGATCCCGCGGCTCAACGAGAGCGACACGAAGGAGCGCCTGGTCCCGATCCGAGGGCTCCCGCCATCCCTGATCTTCGTGCCGCCGGGATGTGCGTTCCATCCGCGCTGCCCCCACGTGTTCGATAGGTGCCGGACCGAGGTGCCCGAGCTCCTGCCGGCCGACGGTCACCACGCGTCGCGGTGTCACCTCTCGCTGGCAGACACGGAGCGCATCTTCCAGGAAGAGGTGATGGCGCGCTCGTGA